The following are from one region of the Alicyclobacillus fastidiosus genome:
- a CDS encoding APC family permease — MVTTLKRLLIGRPLKTREMGHAKIGVIKGMAVMTPDALSSVAYATDQMELVLVSVIGAASSKAYISDVLGFSMLGTFIIVALAFLLYFAYRSIIQEYPRGGGAYAIGLHDLGKYWGLSAASTLIVGYTLTVAVSIAAGIDAIGPVIPFIGHHKLVANIVLTLMIMLINLRGTSESANVFVPFTYIFIGCILLLGATAIVKALTHPASIHVPTLTGMHAVQGMGLFLFLRMFASGCSALTGVEAVSNSVPVFKEPSPRRAQRLLLTLVVTLSILFMIVSGTAVLHGLKYNPDVPLINQESMILFGTHGVGYIVTVIVSMSTMCILAIAANTAFTGCPALWSSMARDGFMPRWLLHKGDRLVYSNGIVFLTLISLILTIGFDAKVSGLMPLYGVSVFYTFSVSQLGMLVRTIRHREGKWVSRACGSGCGFVLTAAACLIFGITRFTSGAWLVIVCVPLLVIMFSKIQRHYREIREDLKYDFSRPLQPDRDSITLVPIASVNKSSVHALEYALANFKHVVAVSVIAQNSQEEAEEVERTLRAQWERLNSGVRLVVIHSQYRSVARRIQRFVELELDRYDPEDITVVVSQFITKKWWHKLLHNKTGSILMAWLVLSKSVKVLAVPYRLKR, encoded by the coding sequence TTGGTCACAACACTGAAACGCCTGCTCATTGGGCGACCGCTCAAGACGCGTGAAATGGGCCACGCAAAAATTGGCGTGATCAAAGGCATGGCCGTCATGACGCCAGATGCGCTGTCTAGCGTTGCCTACGCCACGGATCAAATGGAACTAGTGTTGGTGTCCGTGATTGGGGCGGCGAGTTCGAAGGCGTACATCTCGGACGTTTTGGGCTTTTCGATGCTAGGCACCTTTATTATCGTCGCGTTGGCATTTCTATTGTATTTTGCCTATCGCAGCATCATTCAGGAGTATCCTCGTGGTGGTGGGGCATATGCCATTGGATTACACGACTTGGGCAAGTATTGGGGACTGTCCGCAGCCTCGACATTGATAGTGGGATACACGTTGACCGTGGCCGTGTCGATCGCTGCAGGCATTGATGCGATTGGGCCCGTTATCCCGTTCATCGGTCATCATAAATTAGTTGCGAATATCGTATTGACGCTGATGATCATGTTGATCAACTTGCGTGGTACGAGTGAGTCGGCGAACGTATTCGTCCCGTTTACTTACATTTTCATCGGTTGCATCCTGCTTCTCGGCGCCACTGCAATCGTCAAGGCGCTTACTCATCCTGCCAGCATCCACGTCCCTACTTTGACTGGAATGCACGCTGTACAGGGAATGGGCTTGTTTCTATTCCTGAGGATGTTCGCCAGTGGGTGTAGCGCGTTAACAGGTGTGGAAGCGGTGTCGAATTCCGTGCCTGTTTTTAAAGAACCATCTCCACGCAGGGCCCAGCGGCTTCTTCTCACACTTGTGGTCACTTTGAGCATCCTGTTCATGATTGTGTCCGGGACGGCGGTGCTTCACGGCCTGAAGTACAATCCAGATGTGCCTCTCATCAACCAGGAATCGATGATTCTGTTTGGAACTCACGGGGTGGGATACATCGTGACGGTGATTGTTTCGATGTCCACCATGTGCATTTTGGCGATCGCGGCCAATACTGCGTTCACAGGGTGTCCAGCACTATGGTCATCGATGGCTCGTGATGGATTTATGCCACGTTGGCTGTTGCACAAAGGGGACAGACTCGTATATAGCAATGGCATTGTGTTCTTAACGCTCATTTCGCTGATTTTAACGATTGGTTTTGATGCAAAAGTCAGTGGCTTGATGCCTCTATACGGCGTTTCAGTCTTTTACACATTTAGCGTCTCTCAACTTGGGATGCTAGTGCGCACCATTCGACACCGGGAGGGCAAGTGGGTTTCTCGGGCCTGCGGGAGTGGGTGCGGTTTTGTTCTAACCGCCGCAGCGTGTTTGATATTTGGGATCACACGTTTCACGAGCGGCGCATGGCTGGTCATTGTCTGCGTTCCACTGCTGGTCATCATGTTCAGTAAAATTCAACGGCATTATCGGGAAATCCGCGAGGACCTAAAGTACGACTTTTCGCGCCCGCTTCAGCCAGACAGAGACAGCATTACACTCGTACCGATTGCGTCGGTCAATAAGTCGTCAGTTCACGCACTCGAGTATGCGCTAGCGAATTTCAAACACGTTGTAGCGGTATCGGTGATTGCTCAGAATAGTCAAGAAGAGGCTGAAGAAGTGGAAAGAACCCTGCGCGCGCAGTGGGAACGGCTAAATTCTGGCGTGCGCTTGGTCGTGATTCACTCGCAGTACAGATCTGTTGCCAGACGAATTCAGCGGTTTGTCGAACTCGAGTTGGACAGATACGATCCCGAAGACATTACGGTGGTTGTCTCACAGTTTATCACGAAGAAATGGTGGCATAAGCTGCTGCACAACAAAACAGGTAGTATCCTGATGGCGTGGTTGGTCCTGAGTAAGTCTGTGAAGGTTTTAGCAGTACCGTACAGACTGAAACGATAG
- a CDS encoding spore germination protein, whose translation MWRRIAAHKKQVQQVPPDQVFSKHQDELFDGDLQKTIKFFEETLGMNDDFVIREIRVFGQYPAAVMYFSNLVNREVIAEDILKALMSGPTHIDGKKLKSRELKDVLIKDTIFFGELFLEHRLVKMAEAFFRGDTVVLVQGLDEAIQISTRNVEQRSVSQPQTEQVIRGGRDGLIESLATNITLLRYRLQTPNFRIKILTVGQLTKTKVAICYIEGITMPALVQEVEDRIAAINIDGVLDAGYLEQFIEDNHWSPFPQIQNTERPDKCVANLLEGRVVILTDGTPFTLIAPAVFSQFYQTVDDYTERPLMGSLVRLVRVVALTFSLIFPALYVAVIAFSPDLIPTKFAVAVAGGRAGVPFPAVIEVLLMQVSMEVLREATLRLPQQVGGALSIVGVLVIGQAAVSAGFASPITVVVIALTTIGSFATPAYNVATSLRILQFFFTILSGIFGLYGVMLGLILVTHHMLTLRSFGVPYLSPFVPGDWQGLKDLLIRAPLWWMSKRPKQLHPQNPERLGRETMDHFVQQPSHTLDPVHPRKLR comes from the coding sequence ATGTGGAGACGAATTGCTGCACACAAGAAACAGGTTCAACAAGTGCCTCCAGATCAGGTTTTCTCCAAGCATCAAGACGAGCTTTTCGACGGTGATCTTCAGAAGACCATCAAATTTTTCGAAGAGACATTAGGGATGAATGATGACTTTGTCATTCGCGAGATCCGCGTGTTTGGACAATATCCGGCGGCCGTCATGTACTTTTCGAATTTGGTCAATCGTGAGGTCATCGCCGAGGACATCTTGAAAGCACTCATGAGCGGGCCAACACATATTGACGGGAAAAAGCTGAAGTCGAGAGAATTAAAGGACGTCCTGATCAAGGACACCATTTTTTTCGGCGAACTATTTTTGGAACACCGTCTTGTCAAAATGGCTGAAGCGTTTTTCCGCGGCGACACCGTGGTTTTGGTCCAAGGGTTGGATGAGGCCATTCAAATCTCCACCCGCAACGTCGAACAGCGGTCCGTTTCTCAGCCGCAGACAGAACAGGTTATTCGAGGTGGTCGGGACGGTCTGATCGAATCGTTGGCGACGAACATCACTCTACTTCGCTACCGATTACAGACGCCGAATTTCCGCATCAAGATCTTGACCGTTGGCCAATTGACCAAGACCAAAGTGGCGATTTGTTATATCGAGGGAATTACGATGCCGGCTTTAGTACAGGAGGTGGAGGACCGTATAGCGGCCATCAATATTGATGGCGTGCTCGATGCAGGTTACCTGGAGCAATTCATTGAGGACAATCACTGGAGCCCATTTCCGCAAATTCAAAACACGGAACGCCCTGATAAATGTGTGGCCAATCTATTGGAAGGGCGAGTCGTCATTCTCACCGACGGGACCCCGTTTACCTTAATTGCGCCTGCTGTCTTTTCACAATTCTACCAAACGGTGGACGATTACACGGAACGTCCTTTGATGGGAAGTTTGGTTCGCTTGGTTCGCGTGGTAGCGCTCACGTTTTCACTCATCTTTCCAGCGCTCTACGTAGCCGTGATCGCGTTCAGCCCGGATTTGATTCCAACGAAGTTCGCGGTGGCGGTGGCAGGTGGTCGCGCCGGGGTTCCCTTTCCAGCTGTCATCGAGGTTCTTCTCATGCAAGTCTCCATGGAAGTCTTGCGCGAGGCGACATTGCGGTTGCCACAGCAAGTTGGCGGCGCTTTGTCCATCGTCGGTGTGCTTGTGATCGGTCAAGCGGCTGTATCTGCTGGATTTGCTAGTCCGATCACGGTGGTTGTCATCGCTTTGACGACGATCGGCTCGTTTGCGACACCTGCGTACAACGTTGCCACGTCACTACGAATTTTGCAGTTCTTCTTTACGATACTCTCTGGCATCTTTGGGCTATACGGGGTGATGCTCGGGCTGATTCTCGTCACGCACCACATGCTCACGCTACGCTCCTTTGGCGTCCCATATTTAAGTCCGTTTGTCCCTGGTGATTGGCAAGGGTTAAAGGATCTGTTGATCCGCGCACCGCTGTGGTGGATGTCGAAGCGGCCGAAACAACTGCATCCGCAAAACCCTGAGCGTTTGGGTCGCGAAACTATGGATCACTTCGTCCAGCAACCCAGTCATACACTCGATCCAGTTCATCCACGGAAGTTGAGGTAA
- a CDS encoding endospore germination permease gives MIKHSFHTVTGIEAAAILISTIIGVGVLALPRFAVEGANTGAPLVTILGILMAFIGLWLITRLGMRFPSQSIIEYSERIIGKWLARCGSVLIVLFFAVLTSLGAREFGEVVVTAVLPRTPVNVTTIVMLLLAAICTRTNMTTFAYAHLFYLPFLLGPALFILAFTTKNANFLNVQPLIGNEPSMMGMVMGALTVCALFQGSFIMTFVIPAMRSPSRAMTSSFWALIISGGMYLVTVVATLAVFGSEEIKLLLWPTLELAKTTMMPGEVLERLDAVFLALWVTAVFTTLYSTYSLTVRAIKDLFHLRDHSMLAFFILPFVFLIAMLPPNIVQLYRVIEIAGRVGMVLTVVYPLILLVVAKIRKQRDDIHANA, from the coding sequence ATGATTAAACACAGTTTCCACACCGTTACCGGGATTGAAGCCGCAGCGATATTGATCAGCACCATTATTGGCGTCGGTGTTCTGGCTCTGCCACGCTTCGCGGTGGAAGGTGCGAACACGGGCGCTCCGCTGGTCACGATCCTTGGGATTCTGATGGCGTTTATCGGGCTGTGGCTGATCACGAGATTAGGCATGCGCTTTCCCAGTCAATCGATCATCGAGTATAGCGAGCGAATTATCGGGAAGTGGCTCGCTCGGTGTGGGAGTGTTTTAATCGTATTGTTTTTTGCCGTTTTGACATCGCTTGGCGCTCGTGAATTTGGCGAAGTGGTCGTCACTGCTGTACTTCCCAGAACACCGGTCAACGTAACGACCATCGTGATGTTGTTATTGGCGGCGATCTGTACGCGAACGAACATGACAACATTCGCATACGCGCACCTCTTTTATCTGCCGTTTCTGCTGGGTCCAGCACTTTTTATCTTAGCATTCACGACGAAAAATGCGAATTTCCTCAACGTACAACCGCTCATTGGCAATGAACCGAGCATGATGGGTATGGTCATGGGTGCGTTGACAGTGTGTGCACTTTTTCAAGGCTCGTTTATCATGACGTTTGTGATTCCAGCGATGCGCTCACCCAGCCGTGCTATGACTTCCAGCTTCTGGGCCCTGATCATTTCTGGTGGAATGTATTTGGTTACGGTTGTCGCGACGTTGGCCGTGTTTGGATCTGAAGAAATCAAACTGCTTCTTTGGCCCACATTAGAATTGGCGAAAACGACGATGATGCCTGGCGAAGTTCTCGAACGGTTGGACGCTGTCTTCCTCGCGCTTTGGGTTACGGCCGTGTTCACTACCCTGTATTCTACGTATTCACTCACTGTTCGAGCGATCAAGGATCTCTTTCATTTGCGCGATCACAGCATGCTCGCTTTTTTTATCCTGCCATTTGTCTTTCTCATCGCCATGTTGCCGCCCAACATCGTTCAATTATATCGAGTGATTGAAATCGCTGGCCGTGTGGGCATGGTGCTGACGGTCGTATATCCCCTCATTTTGTTGGTCGTCGCGAAGATTCGTAAACAGAGGGACGATATCCATGCCAACGCGTAA
- a CDS encoding Ger(x)C family spore germination protein, translating to MPTRNWAVRLRLLWTVIFITPLLTGCWDRLEVEQRATVLGLSIDTMGSQTTDGSDQGAADEPSDVMSSIPSSAPGKAALRLTAQIAVPGRIPLGPGETGGGGSGNPQEAVWVLHSNGKTLSEAIQRLQQQVADKLFLGHLRVIVISEEFARHEGLETVTDTLRRNPEVRRTAWLMVSKGDAAEVMRTAPPLERVPTLYLMSTMDHARQMGKLPNDFLGKFESKAVSKGRQGVLPYVEITQKDNINVAGLAFFKGYKMVSTTKKTFDIATYMELAGISRGGYSMMVPVPNQSGAVMVQGYRRKRRIKVDIRNGIPHFTVVLHLDNSITEKTSENFSVDNPKIIREIEGEVEQSLQANTKEFIEQTKAEDVDVIGFGEYVRARKRQYWDRNVRTREMWDQLYPKASMDVQITVKIHRVGMKGT from the coding sequence ATGCCAACGCGTAATTGGGCAGTTCGACTTCGTTTGCTCTGGACGGTGATTTTCATCACGCCTTTGCTTACGGGCTGCTGGGATCGTCTTGAAGTCGAACAACGAGCAACCGTTTTAGGATTATCCATCGACACCATGGGATCGCAAACAACCGACGGAAGCGACCAAGGGGCAGCCGATGAGCCCTCGGATGTGATGTCGTCTATTCCGTCGTCTGCCCCAGGCAAGGCTGCTTTGCGCCTGACTGCGCAAATTGCGGTACCTGGCCGAATTCCGCTTGGGCCAGGGGAAACCGGTGGTGGCGGTAGTGGAAATCCACAAGAGGCAGTTTGGGTCCTGCACTCGAACGGAAAGACCTTAAGTGAAGCCATTCAACGACTTCAACAACAGGTAGCGGACAAACTTTTTCTGGGACACTTGCGCGTCATCGTCATCTCAGAAGAATTTGCGCGACATGAAGGGCTTGAGACGGTAACTGATACGTTGCGTCGGAATCCAGAAGTGAGGCGGACTGCATGGTTGATGGTCTCCAAGGGCGATGCCGCTGAGGTGATGAGGACGGCTCCCCCGTTAGAGCGAGTACCTACCCTGTATTTGATGTCGACGATGGATCACGCCAGACAGATGGGGAAACTTCCGAATGATTTCCTTGGGAAGTTTGAGAGTAAGGCTGTGTCCAAGGGGCGTCAGGGCGTTCTTCCTTACGTTGAAATTACACAGAAGGATAACATCAACGTTGCGGGCTTGGCCTTCTTCAAAGGCTATAAGATGGTCAGTACCACTAAAAAAACATTCGATATCGCGACCTATATGGAACTCGCCGGTATCAGTCGCGGTGGATACTCGATGATGGTGCCGGTTCCAAATCAATCCGGTGCTGTCATGGTCCAGGGCTACCGAAGGAAGAGACGAATCAAGGTGGACATTCGAAATGGAATTCCGCATTTTACCGTCGTGCTGCATTTGGATAACAGTATCACTGAGAAGACCTCGGAGAATTTCAGTGTCGATAATCCGAAAATCATCCGCGAAATCGAAGGGGAAGTCGAGCAGAGTTTACAGGCTAATACGAAAGAGTTCATTGAGCAAACCAAAGCCGAGGACGTCGACGTTATCGGATTCGGGGAGTACGTTCGTGCGAGAAAGCGGCAGTATTGGGATCGCAACGTTCGGACTAGAGAGATGTGGGATCAATTATATCCAAAAGCATCCATGGATGTGCAAATTACCGTTAAAATTCATCGCGTCGGCATGAAAGGTACATGA
- a CDS encoding C40 family peptidase, giving the protein MQCRSMLAAMMLLPLLTVGCSRNSSDVVRVTGSSYDAKTQTLYVNATSAPETATGENILEMNDTHGVSNYASYAAPGKPVKQVTVTRNGHSQTKSVVSPQDPDGLSASTMAYAQGPVPGVQMDPSVHPLAGVNDSPQAKGNAVMNIAKGKIGTPYIWGHSEDRGQYGFDCSNFTAYVYHHALGYKMTGASKSQYTSVGTIIPRSNAKVGDLIIFERGKHVGIYAGGDRVLQEGGGLGKVGYISIGPHSYWGQHITDFKRMF; this is encoded by the coding sequence ATGCAGTGTCGCTCAATGTTGGCCGCAATGATGTTACTTCCACTGTTAACTGTCGGTTGTTCGCGAAATTCGTCTGATGTCGTGCGTGTGACTGGTTCGTCCTACGATGCAAAAACCCAAACGCTCTATGTAAATGCCACCTCCGCCCCGGAAACAGCGACAGGAGAAAATATACTGGAAATGAATGATACGCATGGTGTATCGAATTACGCATCGTATGCTGCACCAGGTAAACCCGTAAAACAAGTGACGGTCACTAGAAACGGTCACTCGCAAACGAAATCGGTCGTATCACCCCAGGATCCCGATGGCTTATCGGCGAGCACCATGGCGTACGCTCAGGGTCCGGTGCCAGGTGTTCAAATGGATCCCAGTGTTCATCCTCTGGCAGGCGTAAACGACTCGCCGCAAGCGAAAGGGAACGCTGTCATGAATATTGCTAAAGGTAAAATCGGAACTCCCTACATTTGGGGTCACAGTGAGGACCGCGGTCAATATGGTTTTGACTGTAGCAATTTTACAGCTTATGTGTACCATCACGCGCTGGGGTACAAGATGACTGGCGCAAGCAAATCCCAGTATACTTCGGTTGGAACGATCATCCCTCGAAGTAATGCAAAGGTCGGGGATTTGATCATCTTTGAACGAGGCAAGCATGTGGGAATTTATGCGGGTGGTGATCGAGTACTCCAAGAAGGCGGTGGTCTAGGCAAAGTGGGGTATATCAGTATCGGCCCGCACAGCTATTGGGGTCAGCATATCACAGACTTCAAACGCATGTTTTAA
- a CDS encoding phosphatase PAP2 family protein yields MHSARKTRSLFSSVVFLLSFLATFAIFVEKLELHKLLGFDMKIIRLVQSRIDRPNTRLMKWFTFLGSPLPVSIFVAFATFVLLVKGRRREAASILVANAAGVGFNEVLKSIFRRRRPDIHRLVLERGYSFPSGHSMGSVIFYGTITYFICRGIRNALLKAVTCVVGMFMVFMTGISRIYLGVHYPSDVVSGYAAGGAWLSASIKGFNAILGKQKRS; encoded by the coding sequence ATGCATTCGGCGCGCAAAACGAGGTCTCTGTTTTCTTCCGTGGTGTTTTTACTTTCCTTTTTAGCCACGTTTGCCATATTTGTCGAAAAATTAGAGCTACATAAGTTGTTGGGTTTCGATATGAAGATCATTCGCCTCGTACAGTCCAGGATCGACCGCCCGAACACACGATTGATGAAGTGGTTTACTTTCCTCGGGTCGCCACTCCCTGTATCGATCTTCGTCGCGTTTGCGACGTTCGTTCTGTTGGTCAAGGGGCGAAGGCGCGAAGCTGCCAGCATCTTGGTCGCTAATGCTGCAGGTGTTGGTTTCAATGAAGTGCTGAAGTCCATCTTTCGTCGTCGTCGACCCGACATTCATCGGCTGGTTCTTGAGCGGGGCTATAGCTTTCCGAGCGGCCATTCGATGGGTTCTGTGATCTTTTATGGAACGATCACCTATTTCATATGCAGAGGCATTCGGAATGCTCTCTTGAAAGCAGTCACCTGCGTTGTCGGAATGTTTATGGTATTTATGACTGGCATCAGTCGAATTTATTTAGGAGTTCACTATCCGAGTGACGTCGTATCGGGGTATGCAGCAGGCGGTGCTTGGCTGAGTGCCTCTATAAAAGGGTTTAATGCCATTTTAGGCAAGCAGAAGCGCTCTTGA
- a CDS encoding methyl-accepting chemotaxis protein, producing MSERKKHIALSSRVTAVFCLLGVLIAGTATTTYVMSTNMNNKVSNVKNEDLIYTIDSQKANLDFMTDDDNMLYLAGIPANTPKATTSAVIAAMNSSQSDLLSSLKSLSKIADLNSRERGHVNTAMVAANAYLALVQKVEQQDAQNHATANHTIFDTSAETTVFTNLQNALNQLTADAKVRVTSDSNEAISYGRQGTLIGMIIGVIAILIGVAGALYTRRALKPLHNVVARLKKVASGDFTDEDMIVSSNDEIADLAKATNLLKNDLSALIANVELHAQQVAASSEQLTASAEQTTEATQNIAQTIQQIAAGSEEQSQSIQASALLVQELSAKMQEIAVSAEQSSTSTSLATTMADEGQKSVSMAIDQMQSIDSTVKSLTAVVKELGDQSTEIGQIVHVIQGIAAQTNLLSLNAAIESARAGEHGKGFAIVANEVRKLAEQSNTSAQRIMALISTIQNRTNDAVLAAEATNREVSTGIESVNSAGDAFRNITDSVNDVANVIREVSNSIQEISTATKMFAVSIEESSAVAATVSNGTQDISATSEEQLASMQEITASSSSLSHLSEELLANVLKFKLSI from the coding sequence ATGTCAGAAAGAAAAAAACACATAGCGTTATCCTCGCGAGTTACAGCCGTTTTCTGTTTACTCGGAGTGCTTATCGCTGGAACCGCAACAACTACATATGTGATGTCGACGAATATGAACAACAAGGTATCGAACGTCAAAAATGAAGATTTGATCTACACGATTGATTCACAGAAGGCGAATCTCGATTTTATGACAGATGATGATAACATGCTCTATTTGGCCGGCATCCCTGCGAATACGCCTAAAGCGACTACCAGCGCAGTGATTGCGGCGATGAACAGTTCACAATCGGACCTTCTCAGTTCGTTGAAATCACTGTCAAAGATTGCCGATTTGAACTCTCGGGAACGAGGTCATGTAAACACCGCGATGGTTGCGGCGAATGCGTATTTAGCACTGGTACAGAAAGTCGAACAGCAAGACGCTCAAAATCATGCAACCGCAAATCACACGATTTTTGATACGTCGGCAGAAACAACTGTGTTCACGAATCTGCAAAACGCATTAAATCAACTGACCGCAGATGCCAAGGTACGAGTTACCAGCGATTCGAATGAGGCCATTAGTTATGGTCGCCAGGGCACACTGATCGGCATGATCATTGGGGTCATTGCCATACTCATCGGGGTAGCCGGAGCGCTCTATACTCGACGGGCACTAAAACCTCTTCACAACGTGGTAGCAAGATTGAAAAAGGTTGCAAGTGGAGATTTCACGGATGAGGACATGATCGTTTCTTCGAACGATGAGATCGCAGACCTTGCTAAAGCAACGAATTTATTGAAGAACGATCTAAGCGCACTCATTGCCAACGTAGAGCTTCATGCACAACAAGTGGCAGCGTCATCAGAACAGTTGACGGCAAGTGCGGAACAAACCACCGAAGCGACGCAAAACATAGCACAAACCATTCAACAAATTGCCGCAGGCAGTGAAGAACAGTCTCAAAGTATTCAAGCCAGTGCTCTACTCGTTCAGGAATTGTCGGCCAAAATGCAAGAGATCGCAGTGAGTGCAGAACAGTCGTCTACATCCACGTCACTAGCCACAACAATGGCAGACGAGGGTCAAAAATCCGTATCAATGGCTATCGACCAGATGCAATCCATTGATAGTACGGTAAAATCGCTCACGGCAGTCGTTAAAGAACTTGGCGACCAATCGACGGAGATCGGCCAAATTGTTCATGTGATTCAGGGGATTGCTGCTCAGACCAATCTCTTGTCGCTTAACGCTGCGATTGAGAGTGCAAGAGCTGGAGAGCATGGAAAGGGATTTGCAATTGTAGCGAACGAGGTTCGGAAACTAGCCGAGCAGTCGAATACATCGGCTCAACGAATTATGGCGCTTATTAGCACAATTCAAAATCGAACCAACGATGCTGTACTGGCTGCGGAAGCGACGAACCGTGAAGTTTCGACGGGTATTGAATCAGTCAATTCAGCTGGAGATGCGTTCAGGAACATTACCGATTCGGTCAACGACGTGGCAAACGTGATTCGTGAAGTTTCCAATTCTATTCAAGAGATTTCGACTGCAACAAAAATGTTTGCTGTATCCATCGAGGAGAGCTCAGCAGTCGCCGCCACGGTGTCTAATGGGACGCAAGATATTTCTGCGACGTCGGAAGAACAATTGGCTTCAATGCAGGAAATCACAGCATCATCTTCGTCACTTTCCCACTTGTCGGAAGAATTGCTCGCCAATGTACTAAAGTTCAAGTTGTCTATATGA
- a CDS encoding sulfite exporter TauE/SafE family protein, whose product MSIGIAMMGLLVGTLVGLTGVGAASLLTPILVLIGIHPSIAVGTDLVYNSITKLFGFVQHARQKTVNYRLVKYLAYGSIPGAVIAVLGLHVFSGWYHNEEQLIQYLLGVVLMVAAVGTFVRVVLDNRLKVNRWQAKPLEEKAGVTILIGVIFGFIVGLTSIGSGSLFALAMLYLYRLNGPEMVGTDIAHAFLLATVAGALNAGLGHVNYVLVGNLLIGSIPGVVIGSALATKVPSRPLRLVMSVLIFLSGLKLV is encoded by the coding sequence ATGAGTATCGGTATTGCCATGATGGGATTACTTGTTGGTACTTTAGTTGGACTTACAGGTGTTGGAGCCGCCTCGCTGTTGACGCCCATCCTCGTATTGATTGGAATTCATCCTTCGATCGCCGTTGGCACCGATCTCGTGTACAACTCGATAACTAAGCTCTTCGGTTTTGTTCAACATGCGAGACAGAAGACGGTAAATTACCGACTTGTAAAATATTTAGCGTATGGGAGTATTCCTGGTGCGGTCATTGCGGTGCTTGGACTTCACGTATTTAGTGGTTGGTATCACAATGAAGAACAACTGATTCAGTATCTATTGGGTGTCGTCCTCATGGTCGCGGCAGTTGGGACCTTCGTTCGCGTGGTACTCGATAATCGATTGAAAGTGAACCGATGGCAGGCAAAGCCGTTGGAAGAAAAAGCTGGAGTAACCATCTTGATTGGTGTCATATTCGGATTCATCGTTGGATTGACTTCGATTGGATCCGGCTCATTGTTCGCGCTGGCCATGCTGTACTTGTACCGGCTGAATGGGCCCGAGATGGTAGGGACCGACATAGCTCATGCATTTCTCTTGGCAACCGTAGCAGGTGCGTTGAACGCGGGGTTGGGACACGTGAATTACGTGCTTGTAGGAAATCTTTTGATCGGCTCCATCCCAGGCGTCGTGATCGGCAGCGCCCTTGCCACGAAAGTACCATCTAGGCCACTTCGTCTCGTCATGTCGGTGTTAATCTTCCTCAGTGGGTTAAAACTTGTCTAA
- a CDS encoding LysM domain-containing protein has protein sequence MVKYIVQRGDTLGTIAAKYDTTVEAIAKANGIRNPNVIHKGQILRVPSPHYDPVVKQKHQSMSHYWNKE, from the coding sequence ATGGTTAAATATATCGTCCAACGCGGAGACACCTTGGGGACCATAGCAGCGAAGTACGACACAACGGTCGAAGCCATTGCGAAAGCAAATGGCATTCGAAATCCGAATGTCATTCACAAGGGACAAATATTGCGCGTGCCAAGCCCACACTACGATCCGGTCGTCAAACAGAAACACCAATCCATGAGCCACTACTGGAACAAGGAATGA